One genomic window of Diospyros lotus cultivar Yz01 chromosome 8, ASM1463336v1, whole genome shotgun sequence includes the following:
- the LOC127807203 gene encoding uncharacterized protein LOC127807203, with protein MAKGGRKLTTSRSERLLGSYNYGHGTGADTSELGEEDVWSMVGDDHTANGSVGEWSPRSAAESNGRVGLRSHQRLPPDDRNVGGLSLAFDDPGKTASSRIVHQFRSQDSVVSPRGRHMATSAPVNVPDWSKIYRVDSVESLHDSDDGVDDHESEMVPPHEYLAREYRKMAANSVVEGAGRTLKGRDICRVRDAVWSQTGFDG; from the coding sequence atggcGAAGGGTGGCCGGAAATTGACGACCAGTCGGAGCGAGCGGTTGCTAGGAAGCTATAATTACGGTCACGGGACGGGGGCGGACACGTCGGAGCTAGGGGAAGAAGATGTGTGGTCGATGGTCGGGGACGATCACACGGCGAACGGCTCTGTCGGAGAGTGGAGTCCACGCTCAGCGGCGGAGAGTAATGGGCGCGTGGGATTGAGAAGCCACCAGCGACTGCCGCCAGACGATCGCAACGTGGGGGGGCTGTCGCTGGCGTTTGATGATCCGGGGAAAACGGCGTCGTCGAGGATTGTCCACCAGTTCCGCAGCCAGGACAGCGTGGTGAGCCCACGCGGACGCCACATGGCCACCTCGGCGCCGGTGAATGTCCCCGACTGGTCGAAGATCTACCGGGTTGACTCCGTCGAGTCGCTGCACGACTCCGACGACGGCGTTGACGATCACGAATCGGAGATGGTTCCGCCGCACGAATACTTGGCGCGTGAGTACCGGAAGATGGCGGCGAACTCGGTGGTGGAAGGCGCCGGCCGGACGCTGAAGGGCCGGGACATTTGCCGAGTTCGTGATGCCGTCTGGAGCCAGACCGGCTTCGACGGTtaa